CTCTTCGAGTCCGACGATCTCGGCGTCGCCCGGCCCGTCTTCCAGCCCGCCAACGCGGTGGGCGTCAGCGTGCTGCTCCAGGCGCGCTTCTGACGCTGGGAGTCAGGAGGGGGGATTGGCGTCCACGCGAGGCCGGGTGCGAGGATGACGCTCCGCCCACCATGCGCACTGCTTCCGCCCGTCCCCTCTCCGAGGCCGCCGTTCCCGAGTCCCCCGTCGTCCCGCTCGTCCAGCCCGTGGCCCGGCTGATGGCCCACGCCGCCGCGTGGCTGATGCTGGTGGGCCTGCTCACCGGCGGCTACGTCTCCGCGGCGATGACAGGCAAGGTGCCAGCGGATCCAGGGATGGCGCTCGCCGCGCACCTGAACGCGCTGATGGGCACGTTCTTCCTGCTGGGCGTCGCGTGGACGCTGCCCATGCTGCGCTACGGTCCCGTGGGACAGCGGCGGCTGGCCTGGGCGGTCATCGTCGCCAACTGGGCCAACTGGGGCATCACCTGCGTGAAGGCGTGGCTGCGGGTGTCCGGCGTGGACCTCATCGGGCAGCCCGTGAACGACGCCGTGTTCGGCGCGCTCACGGTGTCCGTGGTGTTGCCCGCGCTCGTCGCCGCGGGCGCATGGGTGTACGGCTTCCGCCGCGCCGGGGCCCGCTGACGTCAGAAGGCCGTGCGGGTGAGCGCGAAGTCGGAGCCTGCCCAGGCCGTCTTGAAGCGCTGCTGCACGGCGTTGGCCTCGGCCGTGCGCCCCTGGCCCTTCAACGATTGGGCGAGCCCGAAGAGCGCCCAGCCGTTGCCGGGGTTGCGGCGCAAATCTTCGCGGTACACGGCCTCCGCGGCCTTGTACTGCTTCGCGTCCAGCAGCGCCGCGCCCTGGAAGTGGCGCACGGGGTAGAACCAGTCACTGGGCTCTGAATAGGCCAGCTGATCCGCGGCGCGCACCGCGTCCTCCCAGCGCGTCAGCGCGTCCGAGCAGCCCTGGCGCTCCGCGATGGACGCGTCGAGCACGCGCGCCGCCACGTCCAGCACGTCCTTCGCCGAATTGTTCCCGGCGGTCATCGTGTCGGGGACGCTGGCGGCCAGCTTCACCAGCTCCGCGTGCTCCGCGCGGGCCTCCTTGAACTCCCCATTCGCCGCGAGCGCCAGTCCGTGCGCGTGCAGCCACAGCCCCGTCAGCACCGGGTACTTCGGATCCGGCCGGGGCTCCGTGAGCAGCGCGTCGTAGTGCCCGAAGCGCACCATCGCGAGCAGGGGCTCGGCGGCGAAGAAGTCCATGCCCGGCATCTCCTTCAGCATCTCCGGCGGCAGGACGTTCGCGGACTCGCGCGCGGCGCGGATGGACTCCCCCGCGCGTCCCTCCATGGAGGAGGAGAACGACAGGAAGCCCCAGTTGTGGGCCAGGTACATGGGGTAGTACCCGATGGGCTCCACCTGCCGCAGATAGTCATTGTCCGCCTGCACGGCGCGGCGGTTGCTCTCCGAGGCGTCCGCGTACCGGCCCACCCGCTGGTAGATGTGCGCCGGCATGTGCACCACGTGGCCCGCGCCGGGCATCAGCCCCGGCAGCCGGTCCGCGGCGGCCAGCGCGCGCTCGGGGTGCTCCGAGGCCTCCACGGCGTGGATGTAATAGTGATTGGCGC
The sequence above is drawn from the Corallococcus sp. NCRR genome and encodes:
- a CDS encoding tetratricopeptide repeat protein yields the protein MRARLLFILIPSLILPGTYAGARDASPAAHGAHGRPSAMSSLSSLAEGAVLFDNLGNFQRKVTTRSPEAQAFFDQGMRLTYAFNHDEAARSFARAAQLDPSCASCFWGVALVLGPNYNVPMLPDRAATAWTALQKAQALAPTATPTEQALIGALSRRYGGPEPRTPEEMKPFSQSYANAMRDVAKRFPDDDDVQVLFAESLMDLNPWKLWTLAGKPEPGTEEIVSRLESVLARAPKHPGANHYYIHAVEASEHPERALAAADRLPGLMPGAGHVVHMPAHIYQRVGRYADASESNRRAVQADNDYLRQVEPIGYYPMYLAHNWGFLSFSSSMEGRAGESIRAARESANVLPPEMLKEMPGMDFFAAEPLLAMVRFGHYDALLTEPRPDPKYPVLTGLWLHAHGLALAANGEFKEARAEHAELVKLAASVPDTMTAGNNSAKDVLDVAARVLDASIAERQGCSDALTRWEDAVRAADQLAYSEPSDWFYPVRHFQGAALLDAKQYKAAEAVYREDLRRNPGNGWALFGLAQSLKGQGRTAEANAVQQRFKTAWAGSDFALTRTAF